One window of Chamaesiphon minutus PCC 6605 genomic DNA carries:
- the fabZ gene encoding 3-hydroxyacyl-ACP dehydratase FabZ, producing MSTTLDRSQDTIATVDEPEHTNDANPPKKTFNIQEIHKLLPHRYPFALVDKIIDFVPGEKAVGVKNVTFNEPFFQGHFPGHPLMPGVMIIEAMAQVGGIVLTQLPEYNGGLFVFTGIDGAKFRQQVVPGDQLIMTVELQAFKRRRFAKMHARAEVDGQLAAAGDLMFALVEV from the coding sequence ATGTCCACTACCCTCGATCGATCTCAAGATACCATTGCCACTGTTGACGAACCAGAGCATACCAACGACGCCAATCCACCCAAAAAGACCTTTAACATCCAGGAAATTCACAAACTGCTCCCCCATCGCTACCCGTTCGCGCTCGTCGATAAGATTATCGACTTCGTACCGGGAGAAAAAGCGGTTGGGGTCAAAAATGTCACCTTTAACGAACCCTTTTTTCAAGGACATTTTCCCGGACATCCACTCATGCCTGGAGTAATGATTATCGAGGCAATGGCACAAGTTGGTGGAATTGTCTTGACACAACTTCCTGAATATAATGGCGGATTATTTGTATTTACCGGAATCGATGGAGCTAAATTTCGTCAGCAAGTAGTTCCGGGAGACCAATTAATCATGACAGTGGAACTCCAAGCGTTTAAACGTCGTCGATTTGCCAAGATGCACGCGCGCGCTGAAGTCGATGGTCAACTAGCTGCTGCTGGAGATCTCATGTTTGCTCTAGTAGAAGTGTAA
- the lpxC gene encoding UDP-3-O-acyl-N-acetylglucosamine deacetylase: MSTVSNICEVQGIGLHSGVTTTLRILPTEPGLGRYFVRVDLPDAPQIPAHIANVSQTTLSTELTANGASVRTVEHLLAALAALGIEDARIEIDGAELPLLDGSARVWVEKIVRSQIEPVPRNIATSRVLTEPVWIQQDDIFVAALPSPVLQFTYGIDFDVTPIGNQWHSWRSDKEDFTIEIAPARTFGLAHQIEQLRSAGLIKGGSLDNALVCDDRQWLNPPLRFPNEPSRHKLLDLIGDLSLLGKFPQAHFLAYKASHQLHVRLAQRLHDMGY, encoded by the coding sequence ATGTCTACTGTTTCAAATATCTGTGAAGTCCAAGGTATTGGGCTTCATTCTGGTGTAACTACTACCTTGAGAATCTTGCCAACAGAGCCAGGACTGGGGCGGTATTTCGTGCGGGTGGATCTGCCAGATGCCCCCCAGATTCCGGCGCACATTGCCAATGTGAGCCAGACGACCCTTTCCACCGAACTGACGGCAAATGGAGCATCGGTAAGGACGGTAGAGCATTTACTCGCGGCATTAGCTGCACTGGGAATTGAAGATGCACGGATCGAAATCGATGGGGCGGAATTGCCGCTACTAGACGGTTCGGCACGAGTTTGGGTAGAGAAGATCGTCAGATCCCAGATCGAGCCAGTCCCACGCAATATTGCCACGTCTAGAGTGCTAACAGAACCCGTCTGGATTCAACAAGATGACATCTTTGTCGCGGCCTTACCATCGCCAGTGCTGCAATTTACTTACGGCATTGATTTTGACGTAACGCCGATTGGCAATCAGTGGCATAGTTGGCGATCGGATAAAGAGGATTTTACGATCGAAATTGCTCCCGCGCGCACATTTGGATTGGCACATCAGATCGAACAGTTGCGATCGGCAGGTTTAATTAAAGGTGGTAGCTTAGATAATGCGTTGGTTTGTGACGATCGACAGTGGTTGAATCCGCCATTACGATTCCCAAATGAGCCATCGCGTCATAAACTATTAGACTTAATTGGGGATCTCAGTCTGCTAGGCAAATTTCCCCAAGCACATTTCCTCGCATACAAAGCCAGTCACCAATTACACGTCCGATTGGCACAAAGGCTCCACGACATGGGATATTAA